The window AAGCACGATGGCGAAGGCGCCGTCGGGGCCGGCGTCGGTCGAGCCGAGCGCAGTCCCCCCATTCAGGATCTCGACCTTGGCTTTGGGCGCGGCGCTGCCGGCGACAACGATCGAGCCATTGCCTTCGACGCGCACGACATCGAAGCTCGGCAGCGTGGGACCGGCAGCGGCAGGCGCCTGAGCGGCCGGCGAGGATGCAGCCGGAGCCGCAGGAGCCATGGTGTTGTTGGCGGGCGCCATCGTGTTGTTTGCGGCCGGCGCCATTGAATTGGCCGGAGGCTGCGGCAGGCGCGCCTCGGTGGTTGTGCCGGCGGGCGCTGCCGGCTTGGTGTCCGCTGGCGGAAGCGCCGCGATCTGCGTCGGCTTCTGGTCGACATACGGATCGAGCGCACCCGAGCCATAGGCGACCGCCGCGACGGCGACAACGCCGCCCGCCGCGAACAGAAACGCCTTCGAAGAATTGATAGCCATGCTCTGCCCTACCCCCTTAGCCACCTAACGCCGGTCTAGCGTGTTTTGTCCAAATCGACAAGAAAAAGCCCGCCTCTGGGCTTGACCCAGCCAACCGTCCCCATCACCAATCATCGCCATGAACACGATTCGATCCGTCTGCGTCTATTGCGGTTCGTCTCCGGGCCGCGACGAGGCCTACGTCAAGGCCGGGCACCTGCTCGGCCGCTCGCTCGCCAAATCCGGTTTGCGCCTCGTCTATGGCGGCGGCACCAAGGGTATCATGGGTGCGGTTGCCGAAGGGGCGCTCAAGGCCGGCGGCAAAGTGACCGGCATCATCCCGCGCTTCCTGATCAACAAAGAAGCGACCGAGAGCGCGCTGGACAAGCTCGACGAACTCCTGATCACCGACAACATGCACGAGCGCAAGCACAGGATGTTCGAGAAATCCGACGCCTTTGTGGCGCTGCCGGGCGGCATCGGCACGGTCGAGGAGATCGTCGAGATCATGACCTGGGGGCAGCTCGGCCACCACCGCAAGCCGATCGTCTTCGCCAACGTCAGAGGTTTTTGGGATCCGATGCTTGCGCTGGTCGACCACATGTTGGCGGAAGGCTTCATCCATACCGCGCAGCGGGTCAAGCCGCTGGTCGTCAACGACCCCGAGGCCATCGTCGCCGCCATCATGGTGGCTGGTTCGTCGGTCGACGCGCCGACGGAGGGCATGCAATCGGTGATAGACAAAATGTAAGGAAGTAGGGGAGTAAGGGAGTATGTAGGAATGCCGGCTGATGAAGCGCGTCCCCTACTCCCCTACTCCCCTACTCCCCTACTCCCCTACCTTTGACCGAACCAGCCGGGAACCTGGAGGACCTGACATCGTTGCACGGACAGTCGCCTTTGACCTGCGCCTGCACGAGGAAACCGAGTTCGAATGTTGAACGCACTCCAAGTCCTGACGGTGATGATCGTTGCGCTGCCGATGGCGCTTTCCGTTGCACACGCCCTGGAGCTTCCCGGCAAGATGCGGCTCGAGGAGAATACCTATCGTGCCGTGCAGCGGATCTACTATCCCGGGTTCACCATCGGCGGCGCGGCCGAACCATTGAGTGTGGTCGCAACCGGCCTTCTGTTGGTCCTGACGCCGAGCGGAACCGTGGCTTTCTGGCTCGTACTGACGGCGTTTGTGGCCATGCTTGCCACTGTTGCCGTCTACTGGCTCGCTGTTCACCCAGTCAACAAGTACTGGATGGAGGGACAGGCCGTAAGCACGTCCGGCGCTGTGTTTTTTGGCGCCGGCTCAACGCCGGAGAGTCGGCAGCCGAAATGGACGGAGTTCCGCGACCGATGGGAGCGTTCGCACGTGGCGCGGGCGATTTTGACCAGCGTCGGCTTGCTGGCGCTGGTGATTTCACTCGTCGTTCGCCCGTAGGCAAGGTTCGGCTTCAGGCCTTTTGGGCTACACACTCGCACCGGCATCGCAAATAGACGGCGTCAGGCTCCGCTCCCCAGACGTTCCAGGACGATAGCGCCTGATCGAGTTCCGCCTGTGTCGCGAGCCCCCTTTCGATCAGCTTCGGGCCGAGAGACTTCAGGCTGCGCCTGGCATCCCCGACCGCTTCGTGGCGGGTCGCGGCATCGGCGCTGTGGTTGACGTAGCTGGCTCCCGTCCAAACCGGCACAAAACCGTGCGCCCGCAGAATCGCGCCTTGCCGGCGCCCGAACTGGAGGGCGTCAGGCCCGTCATGTTCGTACCATCGCTGCCAGAGGTCGAGCGAGGTTCGCAGGCCCGGCAGGTCGGGATGAAGGATGTTGCCGCCGATATCGGCATCGCGCGTGGCAACCAGACCTCCCAGCCGCAGCACCCGCCTCGCCTCAGCGAGCGTTCTGGCCAGCATCGACGCATCCTGATGGTAAAGGACGGCGTGGAAGAAGACGGCGTCGAAGGTTTCGTCATCGAACGGCAAGGCCGTCATATCGGCTTCGCGGAACGACAGATTGCTCAGTCCGGCCGTCTCGGCCAGTTCATTCGCCGCCGCGATCGACCGGCCCTGGATATCGACGCCCACAGCCAAGCCGACATGAGGGGCCATAGTCGCGGTGATGTTTCCCGGTCCGCAGCCAATGTCGAGCAGCCGCATGCCGGGTTTCAGGAAAGGCAGGAAGAAGGCGGACGATTCCTGCCCTCGCTTCTGCTGAAAGCTCAGGATCGAGCCGTCGTACATCGGCTTTTTCATATCGGCGACACGTCCGCGAATCCATGGCGGATATGATCCCTCATTCCGCTCGGTGCGACCAGCCTTCGGGCGTTGAGGTGATCGAGGTAGCGACCGATGTCATCGTCGGGGCCGCGCATCATGGCGCGACTGCGGCGAGCGCTTGCACTTTATCAAGCTCCACGGCACGCTGGTGAATGTTGGCCAAGGATGTCGTTTCGATGATCGTCACCAGCAAATCCGGATGAAGGTGCAAATTGCGTTCGACTGAATATCTCCGCCACCTCTTCAGCCTCGAGGGCAAGCACGCCTTCATCACCGGCGCCAGCCGTGGTCTTGGACTCGCCTTCGCCGAGGCGCTTGCCGGCGCCGGCGCGCGCGTCACGCTCGGCGGCCGCAAGACGGACGAGCTCAAGCTTGCCGGCGACACACTGCGGGCCGAAGGCCTTGATGCCGCGGAAGCGGTGATCGACGTGACCGATACGCATTCGGTGGACCAGGCGATAGCGGCGGTGGAAGCCGGTACCCCGATCGACATCCTCATCAACAATGCCGGCATCCAGCGCCGGGCGCCGCTTGAGACGTTTTCCGACGCCGACTGGGACGAGCTGATGGCGACCAATCTCGATGGCGTGTTCAAGGTCAGCCGGGCGGTGGTGAAAGGCATGATCGCGCGCCGCAGCGGCGTCATCATCAACGTCTCCTCGGTTCAAAGCGCGCTCGCCCGCCCCTCGATCGCCCCCTATGCCGCGAGCAAGGGCGCCATCACCATGCTGACCAAGTCGATGGCCGGCGAATGGGGCCAGTACGGCATCCGCGTCAACGCCATTGCCCCGGGCTATTTCAAGACCGAGCTCAACGCGGCGCTGGTCGCCGACGAGACATTCTCCAGCTGGCTGACCGGCCGCACGCCGATGCGGCGCTGGGGCGAGGTGCGCGAGCTCGCGGGCGCTGCTGTGTTCCTGGCCTCGGATGCCGCGAGCTTCGTGACGGGGCAGACGTTGCTGGTGGATGGCGGGATTACGAGCGTGCTGTAGAAACGCGGCGCTTAGCTCTGCGGAGTTCAACCTCTCAAATCGGCAGGCTGGTCTCGCCGGTCGATAAATGCGGTTCGATCGTTTTGGATACGATCGCGGCTGTTTTCGTACCTGCCCTGCCGTTCACAAATCCGGCCAGCACCCTGTCCACCGAAAGCCTGCCCGAGCCGGCGAGCGCCAGGATGAACATCCCGCCGGCGATGGCGAGATCCTTCTCGAAATGCAGCAGCTCGTTCTGGCTGGCGAAGTTGGTGTGGAAGAGGCTTGCCGTCATCAGGCAGAACAGGCCGAGCGCGACGGCGCCGAGGCGGGTCAGGATGCCGAGAGCGACGGAGAGGCCGGCGCCGAGTTGCAGCGCGATGGTGGCGAGAAGCAGCGGGGTGCCGACGCCGAGCGCGGCCATCGCCTTCCGGGCGCCTTCGAAATGTGTCGCCAGCACCAGCGCCTCATGCACGAAGATCAGCGAAAGGAGCAGGCGGCCGGCAAGCAGGGTCACGTCCCTGATATGGAGCTTTGCGGCGATTTCGGTCGGCGTCATGGTCGGCTCCTATTCGGCAAAAAAATCCAACGCTGCGTCTCTCCGAATGCGCGAGTGCGCAAACTCGGAGTTGAAAGGTCGGAGCCGGCGGAGGGAGAGCGATGCCGGCTCCGATTTTCGGGCGCCAACCGCCGGCGCCCAAAAAAGCTGGGTGGGTGGAGGCCGGGCCGGCGCCAAGCCCCTCGCCGGCCGCCTCGCTGCCACCTCTCCCCCACTTTGTGGGCGAGGAAACGAGGTCCTACTTCGTCACCTTGCTGTCGATGGCCTTCTGCAGGTCCTCGCGTTCCTCGCAACCCGCCGGGCAGAGCTTTTCCAGCGAGGCCAGCTGCTCCTTGGCCTTGGCCATGTCGCCGGTCTCGACATAGAGCTCGCCCAGATATTCATGCGCGGCCTTGTGGTCGGGCTTAAGCTCCAGCGCCTTGGTGTAGTAGGTCAGCGAGGTCTGGTAGTCGCCGGTTTTGCGCAGCGTGAAGCCGAGCAGATTGTAGACGTCGGCCTGCTGGGTGTCCTGCGCGAGGTCGCGCAGGTCGGCCAGCGCGCTTTGATAGTCCTTGGCGTCGATCTTGGCCTTGACGGCCGTCAGGTCCGGCGCATCGGCGCCTTCGATGTCGTCCACGGCATAGGCCGGCACGGCGATGGCGATCGGGGCCGCGGTCAAGACCGCAATGGTGCCAAGCACCGCGAAAAGTGCGTGTTTCATGGGAGTTGTCGCTTTCTGTTCAGGATCCGATTCAAATCAGATCTGGGTTGGGGTGAAGGCATAGGCGCTGCCGTCCTTGACGAAGCTGCCGGTGCCGGGGAACGGGAAGTGCGAGCCGCAGATGCGGATATTATCGGCAATCACCTGGTCGATGATCTTGTGGCGCGTGGCGATCGCCATCGGCCCGTCCTGGTCGTAGCTGCCCTGCCATTCGGGATGCGGCGCGAGCAGCGCCGGCACATACATGGTGTCGGCCGAGACGAGGAACTGCTCGGCGCCGGCATCGACATGGTAGACGGAGTGGCCGGGCGTGTGGCCGGGCGCCGCCATGATGCGGATGCCGGGCACCACCTCGGCGCCGTCGTCGACCAGCTTCCAGTTCTTCCATTTCGGGAAGTTTTCGGCAATGCGCTTGCCCGCCGGCTTGCGGCCCTCGGGCAGCTTGGCGAGGCGGCTGGGATCGGTCCACCAATTGTATTCGGCAGCGTTGACGATGAGCTCGGCATTCGGGAATACCGGCGCGTTGGTGCCCTTCTCCATCAGGCCCCATGCATGATCCGGATGGAAATGCGAGATCATGATGGTGTCGATCGCCTTGTAGTCGATACCGGCGGCCTTCATGTTGGCCGGCAGATGCGTGGCGTTGGCCTGCCACTGGCCGACGCCGGAGCCGGCATCCATCATGATCGTGCGGCCGTTCATCTGGAGCACGACGACGGTGAGCGGAATAGGCATGAACTCGGTGGTCAGTCCCGCCTTGGCGAGCGCTGCCTTGGTGTCGTCGACCGAAACGTCCTTGATGAAGGCCGGGTCGTGGGGCTTGCGCCAGATGCCGTCATAGACGGCGGTGACCTCGAGCGAGCCGATCTTGTATTTGTAGAAGCCGACGAGCGGCTCGACCGGGGTTTCGGCAAAGGCCGGCGGCGCGAATTCCAGCTTGCCGGCGATGCCGAAGGCGGCCGCGGCGGCCGCGGAGCCGAGTACCATGCGGCGTGTCATGTTGAACATCAGAAGTCTCCTAATGACTGCGGTTGGCGGTGGTGGTCAATGCGTGCCTTGGGAGGATGGCCTCATTACACAGCAAGACCCGGAAGGCCCGCGCTTTATTCCCGGGGTCTCCAAGTTTTTTCAGAAATGCTGGAGATGGCTGGCCGATTTACTCCGATGCGGGCCGCTGCCGGCGCTATTCATGTGACAGCAGACGGGTGACATCCGCGGAAGCGACGTTCTCAGCCGGTGGGATCGAGACCTATGCAAACAGACCGGCGCCGGGCTTGGGCCCGACGCCGTCGTTTCGGTTGTGCAAAAGATTCCGGGCAAACGCCCGCCAGAGGTCAATCCGGAGCGGCCAACTCGGCAGACAGCCGTTCCACCTGGTCGGTGCGCAATGTCGGCAGCGGTCTACTCGGCTGGGGTTGCGCGGAGGTTGCGGCGGGCCGTTCGCCTGTTCGTGCCACGCGACGGATCCGCGACGACGCCATTGGCTGCGGCGACGACGTCGTTGCGCGACCGTGCATTGGTCACCCTGTGCAGCCGCTCATAGGGCAGGAGCTCCTTGATGCGTGCATTGAGGGTGACGATCTCGGCGCGCAGGTCCTCGCATTCCTGCTTCTGGACATCGAGCTGTATCTGCTCGGATGCCTGCAGCAGCGAAAGCTGGGAGAGATTGGCGCTCGCCGCCGACAGGTTTCTCTTGTCGGCTTCGTTCTCGTTCTTCAGAACCGCCAGCCTCTCTTCGGCGATCTGCCGTTCGGTCACTGCATCGTTCAGCTGAACCTTGAGCCTGGCCATCTCGACCGAGACCTCGCTGTTTTCGTTCGAGGCCAGTTCCAGCCGCGCCTGCAGATCCTGGATTTCGGAACGCAGGCCGCGCATCTCGCTTTGCCGGCGCGCCTGCTCGGCTTCGCGGTCGCTTTCGGCGATGCGGGCCGCCTCGGTCATTTCGGCGAGCTTGGCCTGCGCGCTCTCCAGCAACTTCTGCAGCCGCATTTCCTCTTTCTCGGACTTGCCGAGTTGGGCCAGGAGTTCGGCGACACGGGCGGTTTCGCTGGCATGGGTCGCGGCGAATTCGTCGAGCTTGTGGCGCGCCTCGGCCTCGCGCTTCATCGCCTGTTCCAGGTCGATCGACAGCCCGACATGCTTTTCACGCAGCTGCTTGTTCTCGCCGGCACGCCTGTCGGCCTCGACGGTCTTGGCCGACAGCGCCTTGGCAATATCGCCGAATTCCGCCTCGCGCCTGGCGCTCTCATTGGCCGCCTCGACCAGCTCCAGCCTCGCGGCGGCAAGGGCCGAGCGCAGCGCCTCCCTGTCCTGCACCAGGCTTGCCTCGCGCTGCTGCCAGGCCTCGGCTGCACTGTCGAGCTCCCGCTGCCTCCTGGCCGCTTCGAGCAACTGTTCCGAAAGTGTCTTGTGCTCGGTGGTCAGGCCGGCATTGGCCAGCTCCAGTTCGTTGGCGCGCAACACGTCGCCGTGCAGGATGTTGAGGAGCTCGCGGGTCATCTGATGGGCGGTCGCGATCTCCGATAGCCTTGTATGGATTTCGTCCATGTGTCCCACGCCGTCGCGGAAGATGCCCGAGATGGCATTCAAGGCAGCCAATCTGGTCTGCGTATGCGGCGTCAGCCGCGGCGCCGGCACATCGGTTTCACCCTGAGACGGTTGATCGTCGCTGCTTGCTGCGAGGTCTCCTTCGACGGCTTCGGCGCCGGGCGACGATGGTTCGTCCCCGGTTGCAAGACCTGCCTCGAATGCTTCGGCAATCTCCTCCTGAAGGTCCTGAAATTCCTGATCGAGTCCCTCGGCACGCTTGATGAGAGATTTGAAATTCATGACACGATTACCTCTACGCTGAACCCCTGCACATCTAGTTAATTAATTACTAATGTACCCTTTCACGTTCCGCACGGGAAGCCCCGCCGACAGAAAGCCGAAATTGAGGTTACCACGCCTTTTTGGATGCTTGGGCGAAGTCCTGCCAGCATTACCTTTGCCGACTGAGATAAGTGCATGTTTCGGACCAGCGCGGCCTCGTCCCGGTCTATTCTCGCGCGGTGAGAAACTTCTTGAAAATGTGCAGATCGCCAGGTCGCCGGCCTTGCACCTCTGATGCTGGCCGGCCAAGCCGGCGACAGCCGCCATCACGCAACTGTCACACGAAAACCGGGCCACCCGTGCTAGAAACCCGGCTAAAGCATGTCCTTGTCCCGAAACCGCTGCACACTTTCGGGAGACATGCCATAGCCGCAACGCGACCCCGACCGCATCAAAAGACCCTGCGACGCCGCCATGAACATCGCTCTCCCCGCCGAAGGCACCGATCTCTCGCCCTATTTGCCGGACGAGCACGGGCTGTTCTTCATCTATCACTTCAAGGAGGACGGCTCCCGCACCAAGGACGTTGCCGAGGCGCACTGGACGTGGCGCAGCTACCAGATCACCGACCTGCGTGCCCGCCAGGAAATCGGCGCCGAGCAGGCCCTGCCGGCCCTGGTGCGCGAGGCGCTCCTGTCCCCCAGCCATGGCTGCCATATCGACTATGAGAGCGACTTCCTCTATGGCGATCTGCCCGATCTCAGGCACGATTTCGTCGAGGCGCGCGGGCTCACGCATTTCCGCTTCGCCTTCAACGACAGGATGCTGATCGGCGCTCGCAAGCAGCCGCTGGAATCGGTCGATGCCATCCGCAAGGCGGTGGAGAGCGGATCGCGTAAATTCCGCACGCCGGCCGAGCTGATCGAGGCGGTCATGGGGCAGTCGCTCGACGGCATGGCGGGCGAACTCGACAAGATGGGCGACACGCTTGACGGCATCGAGGACCGCATCGTCTGCGACGCCTGGCACAGCGAACGCCAGGCGCTGGTCGACGCGCGCCGGCAGCTGGTGATCGTCCACCGGCAAATGGCGACGCTGACCAGCCTGTTCCGCCATCTCGACCATTCGCATCGCAACGACTTGCCGGACCCGATCAACGACATGGCCACACGCCTCTCGCACCGAGCGCATACGCTGCATCATGACGGAGAGCAGCTGCAGGCGCGCACAAGGCTGTTGCAGGACGAACTGATGGCGAAGCTGACGGAGCAGTCGAACCAGCTGCTCTATATTCTCTCGGTGATGACTGCCGTGCTGTTGCCGATGACCATCATCTCCGGCCTGTTCGGCATGAATGTCGGCGGGATGCCGCTAGTCAACACGCCGATGGGTTTTTGGGTAGTGACGGCGATATCGGTCGTGATCGCCGGCTGTATCTATATGCTGGTGCGGCGGCTGGGACGCGTTTAAACGCTACGCCGTAGCGCGAAAATCCTCAACAATAGTGCCAGCGGCGCGGACTTCCGCTTCGTGGCCGGGTTCGCGCCAGGTTTCGGCGAGGCCGGCCGCGTACCATTCGCGCATTGCCGGCAAATCGAGCAGGCGCTTCAAATAGGCAGCGGCGGCACCCTCGAACACCAGGCCATAGGACTGCGCCCGGAACGCCACCGGGGCGAAGAAGGCATCGACGGCGGTGAAGCGCTCGCCGGTCAGGAACGGTCCGCCGAAGCGGGCGAGGCCGTCATTCCACAGATCGCCGAGACGGAAAACATCGTGCTTCAGCGCGTCGGACATGGGCGAAAGCTCGATGCGCACGCCGCAGCTCATCGGGCAGTCGTTGCGCAAAGCGGTGAAGCTCGAATGCATCTCGGCCGCGGCCGAGCGCGCCCAGGCGCGCGCTCTGGTCGACGACGGCCATACGCCCTGATGCCGCTCAGCCAGATATTCGACGATGCTGAGCGAATCCCAGACCGCCCAGCCGTCGTCGACCAGGCACGGCACGCGGCCGTTGGGCGAGAACGACCTGTAGAAATCAAAGCTCGGCCCGGCCGGGAACGGCATCAGCCGCTCCTCGAAAGGGATGTCGAGGGTGCGCATCAGCAGCCACGGCCGCAGCGACCATGAGGAGTAATTCTTGTTGCCGATGTGTAGCAGGTACATCCGGAAGTTCCTACTGAGCAGCCTGGACGGCGGGGCGGCGCGCCGTCATCAGCATCGACCAGGAATACATCGCCAGCGCCGTCCAGATCAGGGCAAAGGCAATGGCCTCGATCATGCCGAACGGCTCGTCGAAGATCAGCACCGCGATCAGGAACACCATGGTCGGCGCGATGTATTGCATGATGCCGATGGTTGAAAGGCGCAGCAGCCTGGCGCCGAAGGCGAAGAGCAGAAGCGGCACCGCGGTAATCGGACCGCAGCCGATCAACAAGGCCGTGTCGGAACCGGTGCTGGAGATGAAATGATCCTGCCCGGTCGCGATCAAATAGGCAATGTAGCAAAGCGCCGGCACCGACAGCAAAAGCACTTCGAGCAGAAAGCCCTGGCTGGGGCCGATCGGCAGCGTCTTGCGGAAGAAGCCGTAGGCGGCGAAGGAGAAGGCCAGCGCCAACGAAACCCAGGGCAATTTTCCGGCGTCGATCGTCAGCACTGCCACCGCGATCGCTGCCAGCGCCACCGCCGCGATCTGCAGGCGGTCGAGCCGCTCGCCTAGCAGAAGCGCGCCGACGACGACGCTGACCAGCGGGTTAATGTAATAGCCAAGCGCCGTCTCCACTGTGCGGTCGACCGAGATCGCCCAGACATAGATGCCCCAGTTGATCGAGATCAGCACCGCCGTCAGCGCCGCCATGGCAATGCTCTTCGGCGAGCGGATCGCCGCCTTGAAATCGGCGGTGCGGCCGGCCCAGACAAGAACCGCGGCGGCGATCGGCACCGACCAGACGACGCGGTTGGCGATCACCTCGGCAAGCGGCAGATGCGCCACCGCCTTCATGTAGAAGGGCAGCAGCCCCCATAGGAAATAGGCGCCGAGCGCCAAAAGGAAGCCGCGGCGGGCCTTGGCGTCTGCGTCGAGGGAAGCTGTTTCGGTAGCCATGGCCCAACGCTATGGCCCAGCCGATCGCCCAAGACCATCGCAAATTTCTGATGGATCAATGGACTTTTGGTGATGGTTCAAGAGGTCGGTGCGCTGTTCCTCGCTCCACGAAGTGGACCCGCTTTGCGGGGCGAGGAAAGGAGCCCTACTCCGCCGCCACCAGGCCCGCCATGTCGCGGTTCTTCATCAGCTTGTAGACGATCGAATCCATCAGCGCCTGGAAGGAGGCGTCGATGATGTTTTCCGACACGCCGACCGTCCACCAGCGGGCGCCGGTGGCATCGTGCGATTCGATCAGGACGCGGGTGATGGCCTCAGTGCCGCCATTGAGGATACGCACCTTAAAGTCGGCAAGCTCGAGGTCGACAATCTCGTTCTGGTATTTGCCGAGGTCCTTGCGCAGCGCGATGTCGAGCGCGTTCACCGGGCCACGGCCTTCGGCCACCGACATCTTCTCCTCGCCGTCGACCATCACCTTGACCACTGCTTCGGAGACCGTCTTCAGGTTGCCGTTGGCATCGAAGCGGCGCTCGACGAGGCAGCGGAACGAGGTGACGTTGAAGAATTCCGGCAGGCCGTGCAGCATCTTGCGGGCCAACAATTCGAAGGAGGCGTCGGCACCCTCATAGGCATAGCCTTCGGCCTCGCGCTCCTTGACGACGGCAATCAACGCGTCGAGCCGGTGGTCATCCTTCGGCACATCGATGCCGCGCCGCTTCAGCTCGGCGAGGAAATTGGCCTTGCCGCCCTGGTCCGAGACCATCACGCGGCGGCGGTTGCCGACGGCTTCGGGAGGCACATGTTCGTAAGTCGCCGGTTCCTTGGCCAACGCGGAGGCATGGATGCCGGCCTTGGTGGCGAAGGCCGAAGCGCCAACGTAAGGCGCCTGCGCTTCCGGCGCCCGGTTGAGCAATTCGTCGAAGGCGCGGGAGAGCCGCGAAATGCCGGTCAGCGCCTCGGCCGAAATGCCGGTCTCGAAGCGGTCGGCGAAGGCCGGCTTCAGCGAAATCGTCGGGATGATGGAGATCAGGTTGGCGTTGCCGCAGCGCTCGCCGATGCCGTTCAGCGTACCCTGGATCTGGCGCACGCCGGCCTCGACGGCGGCGAGCGAATTCGCCACCGCCTGGCCGGTGTCGTCATGGGCATGGATGCCGAGATGATCGCCCGGAATGCCGGACGCAATCACCTTTTCGACGATGGCGCGCACCTCCGACGGCTGCGTGCCGCCATTGGTGTCGCACAGCACCACCCAGCGCGCGCCAGCGTCATAGGCGGTCCTGGCGCAGGCCAGCGCATAATCAGGATTGGCCTTGAAACCATCGAAGAAATGCTCGCAATCGACCATGGCTTCCTTGGCCGAAGCCACCGCCGCCTCGACCGACGCCTTGATCGAGTCGAGGTTCTCCTCGTTGCTGCAGCCGAGCGCCACACGCACATGATAGTCCCAGCTCTTGGCGACGAAGCAGATGGCGTCGGACTTCGATTGCACCAGCGCTGCCAGGCCCGGATCGTTGGAAGCCGAGATCCCTGCCCGCTTGGTCATGCCGAAAGCGACGAATTTTGCCCGCGCCGTGCGCTTTTCCCGGAAGAAAGCGGTGTCGGTCGGATTGGCGCCAGGATAGCCGCCCTCGACATAGTCGATGCCGAAGTCGTCCAGCAGTTTTGCAATGGCGATCTTGTCCTCGACGGAAAAGTCGATGCCCGGCGTCTGCTGGCCGTCGCGAAGGGTGGTGTCGAAGAGATAGAGGCGCTCGCGAGCCATTGTCATTTCCCCGCAAACTTATCCGTCGCGCGGATCAGCCGGTCGAGTATTCCCGGCTCCGAATAGGCGTGGCCGGCGCCTTCGATGAGGTGGAAATCCGCCTTCGGCCAGGCCTTGTGCAGCGCCCAGGCGTAGCGCGCCGGGCACGGCATGTCGTAGCGGCCGTGGACGATGGTGCCGGGGATGTCCTTCAGCTTCCAGGCGTCGCGCAGCAGTTGTCCCTCTTCCAGCCAGCCGGCGTGGACGAAATAATGGTTTTCGATGCGGGCGAAGGCCACCGCATAGTCGTCCTCGCCGAAAGGGCCGCTGGTTTCCGGTTCCGGCAGCAGCGTGATCGTCTCGCCTTCCCACAGGCTCCAGGCACGGGCCGCCTCGACCTGCGCCTTACGGTCGGAGCCGACCAGCCGCTTGCGGTAGGCGGCCATCATGTCGCCGCGCTCGGCTTCCGGGATCGGCGCCAGGAAACGTTCCCACTTGTCGGGGAACATCTCGGAGACGCCGAACTGGTAATACCATTCGAGCTCGGCGCGGGTGAGCGTGTAGATGCCGCGCACGACCAGTTCGCTGACTCGCTCCGGATGTGTCTCGGCATAGGCGAGCGCCAGCGTCGAACCCCATGAGCCGCCTAACACCAGCCATTTGTCGAAGCCGCACATTTCGCGCAGGCGTTCGATGTCGCCGACGAGATGCCAGGTGGTGTTGGCTTCCAGCGAGGCATTGGGCGTCGACTTGCCGCAGCCGCGCTGGTCGAACAGGATTACGTCGTAGAGCTTCGGGTCGAACAGCCGCCGGTGTTTCGGCGAGATGGTGCCGCCCGGGCCGCCATGCAGGAACACGGCCGGCTTGGCGCCTTTGGTGCCGGAGCGCTCCCAATAGACGGTATGGCCGTCGCCGACATCGAGCATGCCCGAATCGAACGGCTCGATCTCTGGATAGAGCGTACGCAAGGAACTGCTGTGGATCGTCATAGTTTCAAGCCGTGCTGCGGCCAGTTGGCCGTCTCGTGGTCGGGGTGCTGGAAGGAGATGATCTGCTCCTGCTTCCTGTAATAATCGGGG is drawn from Mesorhizobium sp. B1-1-8 and contains these coding sequences:
- a CDS encoding glutathione S-transferase family protein, encoding MYLLHIGNKNYSSWSLRPWLLMRTLDIPFEERLMPFPAGPSFDFYRSFSPNGRVPCLVDDGWAVWDSLSIVEYLAERHQGVWPSSTRARAWARSAAAEMHSSFTALRNDCPMSCGVRIELSPMSDALKHDVFRLGDLWNDGLARFGGPFLTGERFTAVDAFFAPVAFRAQSYGLVFEGAAAAYLKRLLDLPAMREWYAAGLAETWREPGHEAEVRAAGTIVEDFRATA
- the rarD gene encoding EamA family transporter RarD, translating into MATETASLDADAKARRGFLLALGAYFLWGLLPFYMKAVAHLPLAEVIANRVVWSVPIAAAVLVWAGRTADFKAAIRSPKSIAMAALTAVLISINWGIYVWAISVDRTVETALGYYINPLVSVVVGALLLGERLDRLQIAAVALAAIAVAVLTIDAGKLPWVSLALAFSFAAYGFFRKTLPIGPSQGFLLEVLLLSVPALCYIAYLIATGQDHFISSTGSDTALLIGCGPITAVPLLLFAFGARLLRLSTIGIMQYIAPTMVFLIAVLIFDEPFGMIEAIAFALIWTALAMYSWSMLMTARRPAVQAAQ
- the cimA gene encoding citramalate synthase; translated protein: MTMARERLYLFDTTLRDGQQTPGIDFSVEDKIAIAKLLDDFGIDYVEGGYPGANPTDTAFFREKRTARAKFVAFGMTKRAGISASNDPGLAALVQSKSDAICFVAKSWDYHVRVALGCSNEENLDSIKASVEAAVASAKEAMVDCEHFFDGFKANPDYALACARTAYDAGARWVVLCDTNGGTQPSEVRAIVEKVIASGIPGDHLGIHAHDDTGQAVANSLAAVEAGVRQIQGTLNGIGERCGNANLISIIPTISLKPAFADRFETGISAEALTGISRLSRAFDELLNRAPEAQAPYVGASAFATKAGIHASALAKEPATYEHVPPEAVGNRRRVMVSDQGGKANFLAELKRRGIDVPKDDHRLDALIAVVKEREAEGYAYEGADASFELLARKMLHGLPEFFNVTSFRCLVERRFDANGNLKTVSEAVVKVMVDGEEKMSVAEGRGPVNALDIALRKDLGKYQNEIVDLELADFKVRILNGGTEAITRVLIESHDATGARWWTVGVSENIIDASFQALMDSIVYKLMKNRDMAGLVAAE
- the pip gene encoding prolyl aminopeptidase, which gives rise to MTIHSSSLRTLYPEIEPFDSGMLDVGDGHTVYWERSGTKGAKPAVFLHGGPGGTISPKHRRLFDPKLYDVILFDQRGCGKSTPNASLEANTTWHLVGDIERLREMCGFDKWLVLGGSWGSTLALAYAETHPERVSELVVRGIYTLTRAELEWYYQFGVSEMFPDKWERFLAPIPEAERGDMMAAYRKRLVGSDRKAQVEAARAWSLWEGETITLLPEPETSGPFGEDDYAVAFARIENHYFVHAGWLEEGQLLRDAWKLKDIPGTIVHGRYDMPCPARYAWALHKAWPKADFHLIEGAGHAYSEPGILDRLIRATDKFAGK